The following coding sequences are from one Acidobacteriota bacterium window:
- the bioD gene encoding dethiobiotin synthase, with the protein MARARYRGVMVTGTDTEVGKTVVAAGLVRFLRRQGLDVGVMKPVASGAVESAAAGRVSPDVVALVEAAGCSDPVEWVNPYCFTAPVAPALAAELEGVSVDPGRIGHCYEQLCSRHDLTVVEGAGGALTPVSGKLSVADLAQRLRIPALIVSRAGLGTINHTVMTVECLRSRGVECLGFFLNRFPPTPDLAERTNADRIATITGALHLGSIPEVSDPLGAGFAEHFLWSSDGGSLRKVLLRSEPEATTQPQVSGYPGGKGRQSREVPKS; encoded by the coding sequence GTGGCAAGAGCTCGATATCGCGGTGTGATGGTTACGGGGACCGATACCGAGGTGGGGAAGACCGTAGTGGCGGCCGGCCTGGTTCGGTTTCTGAGGAGACAAGGCCTGGATGTGGGTGTCATGAAGCCCGTGGCCAGCGGGGCGGTGGAGTCCGCGGCGGCAGGACGGGTGTCTCCGGACGTAGTGGCGCTGGTGGAAGCCGCCGGCTGCTCCGATCCGGTTGAATGGGTCAACCCCTACTGCTTCACAGCCCCGGTAGCTCCGGCCCTGGCAGCCGAGTTGGAAGGGGTGTCCGTCGACCCGGGACGGATCGGCCACTGCTATGAACAACTCTGCAGCCGGCATGACCTGACGGTGGTGGAAGGCGCCGGCGGGGCCTTGACGCCGGTTTCCGGCAAGCTCTCGGTGGCCGATCTGGCCCAGCGACTGCGGATTCCTGCGCTGATCGTCTCTCGGGCGGGGTTGGGGACCATCAATCACACGGTCATGACGGTCGAGTGCCTGCGGAGCCGCGGGGTGGAATGCCTGGGATTCTTTCTGAACCGGTTTCCCCCAACCCCCGATCTGGCCGAGCGCACCAATGCGGACCGAATCGCCACCATCACCGGCGCTCTCCACCTGGGATCCATCCCGGAGGTGTCGGACCCGCTCGGAGCCGGATTTGCGGAGCACTTTCTGTGGTCGTCGGACGGGGGGAGCCTGCGGAAGGTGCTGCTGAGGTCGGAGCCGGAAGCAACGACGCAACCCCAAGTATCCGGCTATCCGGGCGGAAAGGGACGGCAATCGCGGGAGGTCCCCAAGTCATGA
- the bioF gene encoding 8-amino-7-oxononanoate synthase, with translation MSQDWNQFVEGELSRLESLDRRRSLRRILAHESPLVEYRGRRLVNFSSNDYLGLSQHPAVREGSTRAIARAGASASSSRLICGNSDLHERLEVALAELKGKAAALTFASGFSANLGLLSSLVGAGDHIFSDALNHGSIVDGCRLSSASTVVFRHNNLEHLEELLKGCGGAGRRLVVSDSVFSMEGDLADLPGLISLCRRYDCRLMLDEAHATGVLGSRGGGLVEHFQERGAARPEEIELLMGTLSKALGSFGGFVACSASMRDYLINKCRPFIFATALPPALLGAALASLELIRPPSEVRERLRSNMRLMRSRLAQHGLGGGQGQTSIFPVLLGSEERALEVSRQLLDRGFLVAAIRPPSVPPDTSRLRITVTASHSATQIDELVGCLTEIGCQSGS, from the coding sequence ATGAGCCAGGACTGGAACCAGTTCGTGGAAGGGGAGCTGAGCCGGCTGGAGTCGCTGGACAGGCGCCGCTCGCTCAGAAGAATCCTCGCTCACGAGAGTCCGCTGGTTGAATATCGGGGCCGCCGCCTGGTCAACTTCTCCAGCAACGACTACCTGGGCTTGTCACAGCACCCCGCGGTCAGGGAGGGTTCCACCCGGGCCATTGCGAGGGCGGGAGCCTCGGCAAGCAGCTCCAGGCTCATCTGCGGCAATTCGGATCTGCATGAAAGGCTGGAAGTGGCATTGGCCGAGTTGAAAGGCAAGGCGGCGGCCTTGACCTTTGCTTCCGGCTTCAGCGCCAATCTGGGCCTGCTCTCCAGTCTGGTCGGAGCCGGAGACCACATCTTCAGCGATGCGCTCAATCACGGTTCCATTGTGGACGGTTGCCGCCTCAGCAGCGCCTCCACCGTTGTCTTCAGGCACAACAACCTGGAACACCTGGAGGAGCTTCTGAAGGGCTGCGGCGGCGCTGGGCGTCGGCTGGTGGTGTCCGATTCGGTCTTCAGCATGGAAGGCGATCTGGCCGATCTGCCCGGTCTGATCAGCTTGTGCCGGCGTTACGACTGCCGGTTGATGCTGGACGAAGCCCATGCCACCGGGGTATTGGGATCCCGGGGAGGCGGCCTGGTGGAGCATTTCCAGGAAAGAGGCGCTGCCCGTCCGGAGGAAATCGAGTTGCTGATGGGCACTTTGAGCAAGGCCCTGGGATCCTTCGGCGGATTCGTAGCCTGCTCGGCTTCCATGAGGGACTACCTGATCAACAAGTGCCGGCCCTTTATCTTTGCGACCGCCCTGCCGCCGGCCCTCCTTGGAGCTGCCCTGGCCAGCCTGGAGCTGATTCGCCCTCCGTCAGAGGTCCGGGAAAGACTGCGGAGCAACATGCGGCTGATGCGCAGTCGGCTGGCGCAGCATGGTCTTGGCGGAGGCCAGGGACAGACCTCCATCTTCCCGGTGCTGTTGGGTTCGGAGGAGCGTGCGCTGGAGGTGAGTCGACAGCTCCTGGATCGGGGGTTCCTGGTGGCGGCCATCCGGCCCCCTTCCGTTCCGCCGGACACCAGTCGCTTGCGGATTACTGTGACGGCCAGCCACTCGGCAACCCAGATCGATGAACTGGTGGGTTGCCTGACTGAAATCGGGTGCCAGTCCGGATCCTGA
- a CDS encoding pitrilysin family protein, with the protein MGAQDPSTETAPSEQTEPPVFGVVETYLDNGLKVLLKEDHSSPVVSVGLWLRVGSHDSGLGTSGISHFVEHLTLSSGNPSSATDRPWIVRHAAGLLQGYTSLDQTAYFASVVKSELDDLLKLAAGRLRHQRFESGRIELERGLVIAELLRREDDSRLALDWEMATTALKRHPYRWPAGGWVPDVEQMDGSRLWDHYRRFYTPANAILVLVGDIDVDRAMRAVRRRFGVIPRRPAPTRVPLSEPVQRGERRLRLTGPGSVPYLQMVFRAPGVHQSDLYGLWVLDAMLCRAKGRSVSLDSLQESAARTSRLYRALVDSEVATHVHSSLHATRHPYLYKLLVTLPDSSHFELAEEMLDHELERLRNGEFSDDDLDRARRQIKTRFLLDRNSVGKLAHQLGTFESIASFQVLQRMEEKIDGVSRADLQRVARPIFSKEARTVGWYLPRPETPVIGVEKLAATSADPISGGRRPKSVAPNLSSARPVLGPPGHGAMFPVAQVAGRLGGGATVEGPTGLSAEPGPLLPSSRLGQPLPESWSTKRQVLGNGMVVWVASHPARDSFSLRLTFGAGAARDGDDRAGLAHLSGQLLLDGTDEAPSPAESIESSGVSLGIGTNYLATAVHLQGRGEDLPGALASSARMVRSPGFSESDFRREQGVILNELRLEADSGAHRAEQAFRRRIHPHGHPFGRNLKGSLETVEVLQPSDVEDFRQRFYRPNRLILSVASDRGVEEVLSAIADHFGDWQALEAPVSQPVEAVAPGLGTGRHLIRLRGSSYGTLVHGLPGVSRRHPDYFPMLVLSQILGQGARLGSTRAVSEGPASFPFSAGGASLEGGVFMVQLGVKPGELESVVSYLGEQMADLRDREVTPGEVTAAKNYLLNRMMVGLSSNSGLTAALTQAEWFDPGADALRDWLGRIHGVTVDQVIDVSRTRLLLDRTATVIAGPEAVLQ; encoded by the coding sequence GTGGGAGCCCAGGATCCATCAACGGAAACTGCCCCGTCGGAGCAGACCGAGCCGCCGGTCTTCGGGGTGGTGGAGACCTATCTCGACAACGGCCTGAAGGTCCTGCTCAAGGAAGATCATTCCTCTCCAGTGGTCTCGGTGGGACTCTGGCTACGGGTGGGTTCACATGATTCGGGGCTGGGAACGTCCGGTATCTCCCATTTCGTCGAACACCTGACCCTCAGCTCCGGAAACCCGTCGTCCGCAACTGACCGTCCCTGGATTGTCCGCCACGCTGCCGGCCTCTTGCAGGGTTACACCTCTCTGGACCAGACCGCCTACTTTGCTTCGGTGGTGAAGAGCGAACTGGACGACCTGCTCAAACTGGCAGCCGGGCGCCTGCGGCACCAACGCTTTGAGTCCGGTCGGATCGAGCTGGAACGGGGTCTGGTAATTGCCGAGCTGTTGCGGCGTGAGGATGATTCCCGCCTGGCATTGGACTGGGAGATGGCGACTACGGCCCTGAAGCGGCACCCCTACCGCTGGCCTGCCGGGGGATGGGTCCCGGACGTGGAGCAGATGGATGGCAGCCGGCTTTGGGACCACTACCGCCGTTTTTACACGCCCGCCAACGCCATTCTGGTACTGGTCGGTGATATTGATGTGGACCGGGCCATGCGAGCGGTCCGTCGCCGGTTCGGTGTCATTCCCCGGAGACCGGCCCCGACCCGGGTGCCGCTGTCGGAGCCGGTGCAGCGGGGAGAACGGCGGCTGCGCCTCACCGGACCGGGAAGTGTCCCCTACTTGCAGATGGTCTTTCGGGCTCCCGGCGTCCACCAGAGCGATCTGTACGGGCTGTGGGTCCTGGACGCCATGTTGTGTCGTGCCAAGGGCCGGAGCGTCAGTCTGGATTCCCTGCAGGAAAGCGCTGCCAGAACCTCGCGCCTGTACCGGGCCCTGGTCGATTCCGAGGTCGCTACCCATGTCCACTCCAGCCTCCATGCCACCCGTCACCCCTACCTCTACAAGTTGTTGGTGACGCTTCCGGACAGCTCCCATTTCGAACTGGCCGAGGAGATGCTGGACCATGAGTTGGAACGTCTCAGAAACGGGGAATTTTCGGATGACGACCTGGACCGGGCCCGGAGGCAGATCAAGACTAGATTTCTTCTGGACCGGAACTCCGTCGGCAAGCTGGCTCATCAACTGGGCACCTTCGAATCCATCGCCAGCTTCCAGGTTCTGCAGCGTATGGAAGAGAAGATCGACGGGGTTTCCAGGGCCGACTTGCAGCGGGTTGCACGGCCGATTTTTTCCAAGGAAGCTCGCACGGTAGGCTGGTATCTTCCTCGGCCCGAGACCCCGGTCATTGGGGTGGAAAAGCTCGCCGCCACCAGCGCCGATCCCATATCCGGGGGGCGTAGACCAAAAAGCGTCGCTCCGAACCTGAGCTCGGCCCGGCCCGTTTTGGGTCCGCCCGGCCACGGCGCCATGTTTCCGGTGGCGCAAGTGGCCGGACGTCTTGGCGGCGGAGCGACAGTGGAGGGTCCAACCGGGCTTTCCGCGGAACCGGGGCCCTTGTTACCGTCGAGCCGGTTGGGACAACCCCTTCCGGAATCCTGGAGCACCAAGCGCCAGGTGCTGGGCAATGGAATGGTGGTATGGGTCGCGAGTCACCCGGCCCGGGATAGCTTCAGCCTGCGCTTGACCTTTGGAGCCGGAGCCGCCAGAGACGGCGACGACAGGGCGGGGCTGGCTCATCTCAGCGGACAATTGCTGCTGGACGGCACCGACGAAGCTCCATCCCCGGCGGAATCCATCGAATCGTCGGGAGTCTCCCTCGGTATCGGGACAAACTACCTGGCGACGGCGGTTCACCTTCAAGGAAGGGGTGAGGATCTCCCCGGGGCACTGGCCTCCTCGGCTCGAATGGTCCGAAGCCCCGGTTTTTCGGAGAGCGACTTCCGCCGGGAGCAGGGTGTGATCCTCAACGAGCTGCGCCTGGAAGCCGACAGCGGGGCTCACCGGGCCGAGCAGGCCTTTCGACGAAGGATTCATCCCCATGGTCATCCGTTCGGGCGCAATCTCAAGGGCAGTCTGGAGACGGTCGAGGTGTTGCAGCCCTCTGACGTGGAGGACTTCCGGCAGAGGTTCTACCGGCCGAATCGGCTGATCCTGTCGGTGGCCAGCGACCGGGGGGTTGAAGAGGTGCTGTCCGCCATCGCGGACCATTTTGGAGACTGGCAGGCGTTGGAGGCTCCCGTGTCTCAACCGGTCGAGGCCGTGGCTCCGGGGCTGGGAACCGGTCGGCACCTCATTCGATTGCGGGGGAGTTCCTACGGCACCCTGGTCCACGGGCTGCCCGGGGTTTCTCGCCGGCACCCCGACTACTTTCCGATGCTGGTGCTCTCGCAAATTCTAGGGCAGGGAGCCCGACTGGGCAGTACCAGGGCTGTGTCCGAAGGACCGGCCTCCTTCCCCTTCAGCGCCGGGGGCGCCAGCCTGGAGGGTGGGGTGTTCATGGTCCAACTGGGCGTGAAACCGGGAGAACTGGAGAGCGTGGTTTCCTACCTTGGAGAGCAAATGGCAGACCTGCGGGATCGGGAGGTGACCCCCGGAGAGGTGACGGCTGCCAAGAATTATCTGCTCAATCGGATGATGGTCGGCCTCTCCTCCAACAGTGGTCTGACCGCGGCCCTGACACAGGCCGAGTGGTTCGATCCCGGTGCCGACGCCCTGCGGGACTGGCTGGGTCGGATCCATGGGGTGACGGTGGATCAGGTGATCGATGTCTCCAGAACCCGGCTGCTGCTCGACCGTACGGCCACTGTGATTGCAGGTCCCGAAGCCGTGTTGCAATGA
- the mltG gene encoding endolytic transglycosylase MltG, whose protein sequence is MCLAGLGLLLVGAGAGALVTAWYHPLKNYSEPEKLLWIAPGTPSPDIARQLETEGIISHRHLFLAYVKTLKWSKPLQAGEYLFREPLTIPQVAERLNRGLIHYRELTIPEGSSLFEIPDLFRGGGPALPEDFDRMLEEVELIPDLAPKAGNLEGFLFPDTYRWNRQTTARDLIRQMVQRFRQVAETYILPEMEASGLTLQQVVTLASLIETETGMPSERALVSSVFHNRLSRGIPLQCDPTVIYAAKLNGRFRGKIYQSDLDFSSPYNTYTIAGLPPGPIANPGLKSLQAAIRPAKTNYLYFVSDNRGGHVFSETLAQHQRAVGAYRRALRSQQRLARTRRTGS, encoded by the coding sequence ATGTGCCTGGCAGGATTGGGGCTGCTGCTTGTGGGAGCGGGAGCCGGCGCCCTTGTCACTGCCTGGTACCATCCGCTCAAGAACTACTCGGAGCCGGAGAAGCTGCTGTGGATCGCTCCCGGCACCCCGTCGCCGGACATCGCCCGGCAACTGGAAACGGAAGGCATCATCAGCCATCGCCACCTTTTCCTGGCCTACGTCAAGACCTTGAAGTGGTCGAAGCCTCTCCAGGCGGGAGAATATCTGTTCCGGGAACCACTGACCATTCCACAGGTTGCCGAGCGCTTGAACCGGGGGTTGATCCACTATCGCGAGCTCACCATCCCGGAAGGTTCTTCTCTGTTTGAAATTCCGGATTTGTTCAGAGGGGGCGGCCCGGCTCTGCCCGAGGACTTCGACCGAATGCTTGAAGAGGTTGAGCTGATTCCCGATTTGGCTCCCAAGGCCGGCAATCTGGAGGGATTCCTGTTTCCGGACACCTATCGCTGGAACCGGCAGACGACGGCCCGGGATCTGATCCGTCAGATGGTTCAACGATTTCGCCAGGTGGCCGAGACTTACATTCTGCCCGAAATGGAAGCCAGTGGGTTGACCCTGCAACAAGTGGTAACGCTGGCTTCGCTGATCGAGACCGAAACGGGTATGCCCTCGGAGCGGGCCTTGGTTTCTTCGGTCTTTCACAACCGGCTGAGCCGGGGAATCCCGCTTCAGTGCGATCCCACCGTGATCTATGCCGCCAAGCTGAACGGACGGTTTCGAGGCAAGATCTACCAGTCCGACCTGGATTTCAGTTCGCCCTACAACACCTACACCATTGCCGGATTGCCTCCCGGCCCCATAGCCAATCCGGGGCTGAAATCACTCCAGGCCGCGATTCGTCCGGCAAAAACCAACTACCTCTACTTTGTCAGCGACAACCGGGGGGGACATGTCTTTTCAGAGACTTTGGCGCAGCATCAGCGGGCCGTGGGCGCTTATAGGAGGGCCCTCCGTAGCCAGCAGCGGCTCGCCCGGACCCGACGCACGGGATCCTGA
- the ruvX gene encoding Holliday junction resolvase RuvX has protein sequence MRSMGLDVGEVRIGIALSDQTGLIAQGHATLERSGWDRDLAYLAEMAEAHGVERFVVGNPLNLDGSAGRQAERSRDFADRLKEATGLPVVLWDERFTSLSAEKTLIEAGVRRKKRRGAIDRMAAAIMLQSYLDSRNRQF, from the coding sequence ATGCGGAGCATGGGTCTGGACGTGGGAGAGGTCCGGATAGGGATCGCGCTCAGTGACCAGACCGGTCTGATCGCACAGGGTCACGCCACCCTGGAGCGGTCCGGTTGGGACCGCGACCTCGCCTACTTGGCAGAGATGGCCGAGGCGCACGGGGTGGAGCGGTTCGTGGTCGGCAATCCGCTGAATCTGGACGGCTCGGCGGGAAGGCAGGCGGAACGTAGCCGGGATTTTGCCGACCGGCTGAAAGAGGCCACCGGACTGCCGGTGGTCTTGTGGGACGAGCGTTTCACCTCGCTCTCGGCGGAGAAGACCCTGATTGAAGCCGGTGTGAGACGGAAGAAACGCCGCGGGGCCATCGACCGGATGGCGGCCGCGATCATGCTTCAGAGCTACCTCGACTCCCGGAACCGGCAGTTCTGA
- a CDS encoding class I SAM-dependent methyltransferase produces the protein MSTEFNPTLAYLYRRWLMRRLLQPVESGRFLEIGVGSGNIYEDLVGWGCRGLCLDLNPALIQEHRRRSSHPAGVVEFRTQDFSEVEGPFDLVLAFEVLEHYLDDRQCLERWRDLLSAEGILLFSVPAHQRRWTSNDTRAGHARRYEKAELIRKLGRSGLAAEAFCCYGFPVLNWTYPLSSLLFPERGETTGASGCVGALAPAAGGSMRDFGRTSVSGGRRFARLAKWLLKERLWRPFLLMQRPFLRRDMGTGYMVKCRKTGSAELLEPEVSGGP, from the coding sequence TTGAGCACAGAGTTCAACCCCACCCTGGCCTATCTCTACCGCCGCTGGCTGATGCGCCGACTCCTGCAGCCGGTGGAATCGGGGCGTTTCCTGGAGATTGGGGTCGGCAGCGGGAACATTTATGAAGATCTGGTGGGTTGGGGGTGCCGTGGGCTCTGTCTGGATCTTAATCCGGCACTGATTCAAGAGCACCGGAGGCGATCCAGCCATCCGGCCGGCGTGGTGGAGTTTCGCACCCAGGATTTTTCTGAGGTGGAAGGACCCTTCGACCTGGTGCTGGCCTTCGAGGTTCTGGAGCACTACCTGGATGACCGGCAATGCCTGGAACGCTGGAGGGATCTGCTGTCCGCCGAAGGCATCCTGTTGTTTTCCGTGCCGGCTCACCAGCGTCGCTGGACCTCCAACGACACTCGAGCCGGCCACGCCCGAAGATACGAGAAAGCGGAGTTGATCCGAAAGCTCGGCCGGTCCGGCTTGGCGGCGGAGGCATTTTGCTGTTATGGGTTCCCGGTGCTGAACTGGACCTACCCGCTCTCCTCGCTCTTGTTCCCGGAGCGTGGTGAGACCACCGGCGCGAGCGGGTGCGTCGGAGCCCTTGCCCCGGCTGCCGGCGGTTCCATGAGGGATTTTGGGCGGACCTCCGTGAGTGGGGGCCGGCGTTTTGCCCGGCTGGCGAAGTGGTTGCTCAAGGAGCGGTTGTGGCGACCCTTCCTGCTGATGCAACGTCCCTTTCTGAGGAGGGACATGGGGACCGGATACATGGTGAAATGCCGGAAGACGGGCAGCGCGGAGCTTCTTGAGCCCGAAGTCTCCGGAGGTCCGTAG
- a CDS encoding class I SAM-dependent methyltransferase, whose translation MSPSRTFLGRFPPWVEDYLASREAKAQKILRVLQQQIALDRKLSLLDVGCSQGQITQTLAEHFGLVVGVDYAEEDGRRKGFHFIRADGCRLPLRSDTFDVLLLNHVVEHVRVPQQLIDEAWRVLRPGGLCYLATPNRYGLMEQHYRLPLLSWFPRWLADRYVRWTGRGQAYLDYPLSYRQLNRLARRFRVRNQTAAVLADAEFFFRDDPGLSGPARWLRWFPRWSFVLLMPWLPVYILTLRKDENSLEGRTGDQS comes from the coding sequence ATGAGCCCTTCCCGCACTTTCCTGGGGCGTTTCCCCCCCTGGGTGGAAGACTACCTGGCCTCTCGAGAGGCCAAGGCCCAAAAGATTCTGCGGGTGTTGCAGCAACAGATCGCTCTCGACCGGAAACTCTCGCTATTGGACGTAGGCTGTAGTCAGGGTCAAATCACTCAGACGCTGGCCGAGCACTTCGGTCTGGTGGTAGGCGTCGACTACGCGGAGGAAGACGGTCGCCGGAAGGGGTTTCACTTCATTCGGGCGGACGGCTGTCGCCTTCCCCTGCGTTCAGACACTTTCGACGTCCTGCTGCTGAACCACGTGGTGGAGCACGTTCGCGTGCCGCAGCAACTGATTGACGAGGCCTGGCGGGTGCTTCGTCCGGGGGGGCTGTGCTATCTTGCCACCCCCAATCGGTACGGCTTGATGGAGCAGCACTATCGCTTGCCCCTCTTGTCCTGGTTTCCGAGGTGGCTGGCCGACCGCTATGTCCGCTGGACCGGACGGGGCCAGGCCTATCTCGACTATCCTCTCAGCTACCGGCAGCTGAACCGGCTGGCCCGCCGGTTTCGGGTCCGGAACCAGACCGCCGCGGTCCTGGCCGATGCGGAATTCTTCTTCCGGGACGATCCCGGTTTGAGCGGGCCGGCACGCTGGTTGCGGTGGTTTCCCCGCTGGTCCTTCGTCTTGCTGATGCCCTGGCTTCCCGTCTATATCCTGACCCTGAGGAAGGACGAAAACAGCCTGGAGGGTCGGACCGGAGACCAGTCTTGA
- a CDS encoding glycosyltransferase, which produces MRFSQQALLCTPPGTSIGPPGSGGTAPSSSLLLKSGAFALRKMATLFPRQNTRLSVVGPTHPFRGGIAHYTSLLVRALRRRCRVQFLSYSRQYPAWLYPGATDRDPSLKPVTLEKPDATFDALSPRAWWRLPGRIALHHSELVVLPWTAAYWVPFYHVFLKALARNSGPPALFICHNVIEHETSGLKNWLSSRVLRRGDYFLTHSDWDRANLLKWIGRDRAHRVTVSPHPIYDHFNAAEIDPATARARLGVHCERVLLFFGFIREYKGLRYLLQSLPLILDRFRVHLLVAGESWEDLRPYRQLMEKLDLEERVTLHARYIPDEMVATYFAAADLVVVPYTSATQSGIVQLAHGFRKPVVVGRVGGIPEAVEQGRTGYLVPPRNPEAIAEAVIHFFSSAGSSTMAGNIEARLREHSWERLAEAVEAVGKSAAPAREQA; this is translated from the coding sequence TTGCGTTTCAGCCAACAGGCACTGTTGTGCACTCCCCCCGGAACCTCCATCGGCCCTCCGGGTTCGGGCGGAACGGCGCCGTCTTCGTCGTTGCTCCTGAAATCCGGCGCCTTTGCGCTCCGAAAGATGGCAACGCTATTTCCGAGACAGAACACCAGGCTTTCGGTGGTCGGTCCCACCCATCCCTTTCGGGGCGGCATCGCGCACTACACATCGCTGCTGGTCCGGGCGCTGCGGCGGCGATGCCGGGTCCAGTTTCTCTCCTACTCCCGCCAGTACCCCGCCTGGCTGTACCCCGGGGCCACTGACCGGGACCCCAGCTTGAAACCGGTCACCCTCGAGAAACCCGACGCAACCTTTGATGCCCTCAGCCCCCGGGCCTGGTGGCGCCTTCCCGGAAGGATTGCCCTCCACCACTCCGAGTTGGTCGTTCTCCCCTGGACGGCGGCCTATTGGGTCCCTTTTTACCACGTCTTCCTGAAGGCGCTGGCTAGGAACTCCGGCCCACCGGCCCTCTTCATTTGTCACAACGTGATCGAGCATGAGACATCCGGGCTGAAGAACTGGCTCTCCAGCAGGGTCCTGCGACGGGGAGATTACTTTCTCACCCATTCCGATTGGGACCGGGCCAACCTGCTGAAATGGATTGGGAGGGATCGGGCCCATCGAGTCACGGTGTCTCCGCACCCCATATATGACCACTTCAATGCAGCCGAGATCGACCCGGCCACTGCTCGAGCCCGACTCGGCGTGCACTGCGAAAGAGTCCTGCTGTTCTTCGGCTTTATCCGGGAATACAAGGGCCTCCGATACCTGCTGCAGAGCCTCCCGTTGATCCTGGACCGATTCCGGGTCCACCTGCTGGTGGCCGGAGAGAGTTGGGAAGATCTCCGGCCCTATCGGCAATTGATGGAGAAGCTGGACCTGGAAGAAAGGGTGACGTTGCATGCCCGCTATATTCCCGACGAAATGGTCGCCACTTACTTTGCAGCTGCCGACCTGGTCGTGGTTCCCTATACCAGCGCCACGCAGAGCGGTATCGTGCAGTTGGCCCATGGATTCAGGAAACCGGTAGTGGTGGGAAGGGTCGGCGGCATTCCCGAAGCGGTGGAGCAGGGACGCACCGGCTACCTGGTTCCGCCGCGCAATCCGGAGGCCATTGCGGAGGCTGTCATCCACTTCTTTTCAAGCGCTGGCAGCTCCACTATGGCCGGAAACATTGAAGCCAGGCTGCGGGAACATTCCTGGGAGCGCCTGGCGGAAGCGGTGGAGGCGGTTGGGAAATCGGCCGCGCCTGCCAGGGAACAAGCATGA
- a CDS encoding glycosyltransferase family 2 protein, whose product MKLIVQIPCFNEAHTLPEVLSRLPRALDGLDAIETLVVDDGSTDGTAEAARRLGVTHLVELGRNRGLGIAFRTGLDACLRLGADIVVNTDGDNQYAGEDVEALIEPILQDRADLVVGSRDIEAIAYFSPAKKWLQRLGSWLVRTVAGCPVEDTTSGFRAYNREAALRTIVHTRFSYTLETVIQAGAGPLRVTSVPIRVNPKLRESRLARSTWYYLKKSAVTILRIYTMYNPLRVFLLLGGVGCLLGFLLGLRYLYFFFLESAGGHVQSLILAAILMIVGFQVIVVGLAADLIAANRRLSEETLYRVRKLELSEKGDVNHSKADSMEASALEIRQ is encoded by the coding sequence ATGAAGCTGATCGTTCAGATTCCCTGTTTCAACGAGGCGCACACCCTTCCCGAGGTGCTGAGCCGGCTCCCGAGAGCCTTGGACGGCCTGGATGCGATAGAGACCCTGGTGGTGGATGACGGGTCCACCGACGGCACCGCCGAAGCGGCTCGCAGGCTCGGCGTGACTCATCTGGTCGAGCTGGGACGGAACCGGGGGTTGGGCATCGCCTTTCGCACGGGCCTGGATGCCTGCCTGAGGCTTGGGGCAGACATTGTCGTCAATACCGACGGCGACAATCAGTATGCCGGCGAGGACGTGGAAGCCCTTATCGAACCGATCCTTCAGGATCGGGCCGACCTGGTGGTGGGCTCCCGGGACATTGAAGCCATTGCCTACTTTTCACCCGCCAAGAAATGGCTGCAGCGGCTGGGGAGCTGGCTGGTTCGCACGGTGGCCGGCTGTCCGGTGGAAGACACCACCAGCGGCTTCCGCGCCTACAATCGGGAAGCCGCCTTGCGGACCATTGTCCATACGCGGTTTTCCTACACCCTGGAAACGGTAATTCAGGCGGGCGCCGGTCCCCTCCGGGTGACCAGCGTGCCCATCCGGGTCAATCCAAAGCTGCGGGAGTCGCGACTGGCCAGATCCACCTGGTACTACCTCAAGAAGTCGGCAGTGACCATCCTTCGCATCTACACCATGTACAATCCGCTTCGCGTTTTTCTCCTCCTGGGAGGGGTCGGCTGCCTTTTGGGGTTCCTGTTGGGTCTGCGCTACCTCTATTTCTTTTTTCTGGAGTCTGCCGGAGGCCATGTGCAGTCGCTGATTCTGGCGGCCATCCTGATGATCGTGGGCTTTCAGGTCATTGTGGTTGGACTGGCGGCGGACCTGATCGCAGCCAATCGAAGGCTGAGCGAGGAGACTCTTTACCGGGTTCGCAAGCTGGAACTGAGCGAAAAAGGCGACGTGAACCATTCCAAAGCGGACTCGATGGAGGCCTCGGCACTCGAGATCCGCCAATAG